GCAGGCACCGCGATTATCAGTTAGGCTTTTTTGTAATTTTGGAAATTTATATTCTCACAATTTTATGTTTACTTCGTGATACGGCATGGTGGTGTGTTATTCACATGTATCAAGCAGGTAATATGATACTAGAAGTTGAGTCAAGAAGCAAGGGGCAAATCAAGTACAAAGAAATTCATTAAACTTtcatattttcttttctctcactcCTTCATCATGCTAATCAAATCAGTTAAGCATCATCACTCAACCATTTCAATCATTTCATGCCCGCCTGCCTTGCTCAGTCCAAATATAAATCGTAGCTATATAATGATAAAGGGGGTGTATGAAAGAGAACAAACAGCAACGAAAAGGCCATCCATTCCTAGACAGCTCCTCTCCTCTGTTTCTCTTTCGCGTCAAACTCCTCTTCAACGATGCTGACAAAATGCGGCCAAAACAAGattcgaaaaaaaaaaataaaaaaaaaaagtcatgAGCTGAAGCATttagaaagagaaaataaaaaccAAGCATCAGCTTCTGTCATCAAGCCATACGAAGCCAGCTCGAATGAAAAACAGTTGAGATACATCAGACTTCATACCGCCCaggaaaaacaaacaagTTCAACATGGGGCGGGTTAAACACAAAACAACATTACCATCGAGCAGTGTGTGGGGGAAAGGTGAAAATtggttgaagagagagatggtaGTCTCCTCTTCAACTGCAATCTCGGTCTTGATCAAAGCCAATAGAAAAAAAGCCGACATTACTTTTATGGCCAAGCACAAAACGCCGTAAACATCGTCTCGCTAAAAACCGACAAACCCAAAAGCAAGGGGATCGAATCatgacgagaaaaaaaccGCCCAGAGGCTGTAGGCTCACAACAGCGAGCCAACAAAGCCTCCATCATAACCAAACAACATGAAAAAGGCCATTGTCAAGTGCATGTATGGGATGCTTATTCATCCTGGAAGATTCTGTGAGTGTTTTCAATGACAAACTGAACGGCAAGGTTCTTGTTGTGCATATCAGTCATTTCACGCTCAATGCTGAGATCTCGCATAATGGTTGGAGCAAACACGACGGCCAAGTTCTTGGGCGACATCTGATACGTAGGTTAGAGCAAAACAGATGATGAAATGTACAGGGGAAACAAGACTAACCAAGTTCTCAGGCTCTCTAATTGCCACACGATGAAGGTGGAACATGAGGAACTCTAGACAGTCCCGGTGGGCCTGGGGCATTGAAGTAAAAACCTTGTGCAGATGAGAGCACCGTTCGGCCTCGTCGGTAATAGCTATGGGTTAAAAGGTTAGAATACGCAATTGGAAAATGGTGTACGGTtacaaaagaacaagatgaaTAAAACTCACCATTGGACTCCAGGACTTTCTCATAGACATCAAACGTTAGGAGGGGGTTGGGCAGCTTTCGGAAGTACTGCTTCAGGACACTCGTGACGGCAGTGATGTCCATGTCAGGGTCTGAAATGTCATAGTCTTCGTCCTTGTCGAAGCCATCCTTGATTTGGTTGATTTGGGAGTTACCGCCAGTCTTTCGGTAGATACCCTCCTGGTCCATGCCTCTCAGCTCAACCTCTTCGATGCATCGCGTCACCACACTAGGGATCTGGCGATGCTCGTAATCGCATCTCTCTGTAAGTTCGGATCCGAACAGAGTCGATGCAGGCTCTGGAGCTGCTTGCGCCACCACAATGTTGGCCTGGGTAGCTGGTCCGCCCTTGGCAGCTGCGTTCTttttgccaaagaagccaaactGTTGTTGGTGCTGTCGTCCAGCTGGAGGGTTAGCCGACGCCGGGTTGGCGGACTCTCCTTGGGCCACAGTCATGTTGTATGGCAGGCCAATGCTGTCACCAGCCaagccttgctgctgcattctCTCGCGATCGTTCTGGAAAGCAACGACAGCACGCCCGACACCCTTTGTGATGTTCTGTGCCATTGTCTTGGAGCCCTTCTTCCAGTTGAATTTCTTGACTTGGCCTTTTCTGACATGAACCACAGTAGGCCCGTGCTCAACAATGGTTGGATCCTCGTCAGCGATAAGGGTAGTGCCAGTAGTAACGCTTGCACTGTCGAGGTTGATGGATGAAGCGCCCTTGTGCTGACCGTAGATGCCCAAGCCGTTCGACTTGCCATCTCCAATCTGGGACTTGAAGCGTTCCTGGATCTGGTGCGTGAGATCGTTGTTCATGTCTGTAAGCTGGGCGTTCTTGGAGGCCAGCTGCTCAAACTCCATGAGGGCACGGTCCCGGTCCGTCACAGCCtggttcttttcttcaagaagctgaTCACGCTCCTCGTGCAGGCGTTCGAGTTCCTCGGTAAAGGACTGCTTGACCTTTTCGAGCTTTTCAACGAActccttgatggcggatTCCTCCAACTCTTGGACATTAAGAGGAGCCTGTGTCTCCTTTGCCCGCTCAACATATCCAGCCAGGACCTCAAGCTGTCGAATCATAATCTCAGTCTGGGTGTCCAGTACGGAAACggtctttctcttttcaatGAGCTTCTGGTTAATGTTCAGCAGATCCTTCTCGGCGCCAAACTGCCTCTCCAACTCGGCCACTCGCATTTCAGAAGACCTAAGCTGTTGCTTGAGCACGGTGGCGTTATCTGGAGATGTGAGCGAAGCAGGGCTGCCACCTTCCTGGCCGTTTGCATCGTCCGTCTTGGGCCAGCGAGGCGAAATAGCACCACGCGTCGTCTCGCTAATGCTTCGGGTGTGGGAGCCTCGAGAGGCAGCATGGTTTTGGCTGGATTCAACGCTGCTGGTACGGCCGTGGCGGACAGCGTTGGAGACACGCCTAAGGATAGATGATGAGCCCTCATCAGAGCCAAGGATCCTGACCATGTCCTCTTCCATTGTGAAATCTGCGCCGCTGCTCCACCTAGGAAGCTTCGGCGAAGTGGGTGAGGCGTGAGAACCCTTGGCTGCAGGTGTGCCCTCCTTGGGCGGAGTTTGTGCCTGGCTACTTGGGGGCACAGGAGCCGCTCTGGGCTGCATGTAGGTGTCAGTCAAGGGCTTGTCAGCTGCGCCAGACCGAGAGGGAGGGCTCTGGCGTGGGGTCGAGACGTTGGCATCTTCAGAAGTGGAAGATTTGCCCTGCGCGGCACTTGGGCTGCCATTGACTGAATAGAGTTGTTAGTGAAACGAACGTGAATTTATTGCGTGGCGGATATAAAGGGgggtggagggggagggtAATACCAGGACGGGTAGGTGCCGACGGAACCTCCTTTCGCGGAATGCTCTTGACACTGTCAGAGCGTGGTCCAATCTTTGGAGCAGAATCAGCTTCGTCTTGCGCTTTGGAATCGTAGGAGCTTCGCGATCCGGGAGTATTGTCCATGGCCTTTCGTGAATCAGGCTGCGAGGTGCTGTCCTTGCGTGGAGTACTGGTGCCAGTTCGACTGGGGGTTTCCTGTTGCTGAGGGACAGATTGCGAGCTGTCAGTCCGCGATTCTGTAggtcttctcttcctcgggGCCTCATCAGCGGATGCCTTGGCCGGGTCCGACTTGGAAGTGGAACGAGACGAAGACTTGGTCTGCGAAGGGTCAGGAGCTGCGGCGGCGCCCAGGAAGGCAATGTGGGTAGCGGAAGAGTGCGAGTCGGCGCGCTTGTCATTCATGGTCGGTCGGATGtggtccttgtccttcttcttctcactaGTACTCTCCTTCTGGGCACCATTGGGCGATGGGCTCGTATCAAGAGCCACAGATATCAAGAAgccgtcaccaccatcaccgtTGTTGGAAGTGATGGTCGAGTTGCGGTTTCTGCGATATGTAGTTGAAGGAAGGTTGAGGCCGTCCTTGGTCGCATCAGCGGCTGCACGCTCCGGAGAGCGCGAGGCCTTGGAACCGCCCCTAGACGACGACTCGTTGTGTCGATGGCCAGTGCGAGGCCGAGGAGACAACTCCGTGGGCCCATCGGGGTCGACGCGGTCATCGGAGAAGGCGTTGTTCGGAATCGCACCGGGTGGGAGGGCCGGAAGAGACTTTTCCGGCACCGTGGGTGCTTGTTCTTTCTCTCgagcttttgctgctgcggctgctttggatttctttcttctcctaGCCATCAAAGTCTCATAGCAGTCCATGCAGAAAATGCCCTGAGACGTCCTCGCATAACGCAGGTTTTCGATCTTACGCTTGCAGTTTCGGCAACGGAAACATGTCGAGCAGAAGGCCTGGTCGCCTGTCAGGATGGCCAGGTCCTCGATTTTGTTGCCACACGCAGTGCAGCTGTATGTGCAGTTGTTGCAGATGAGGGAGCCATCGCCGAGCAGGAGAAGGTTGGCATCGGAGTCGAGGAGAGAACCGCACGAGGTGCAACGGAAGCAGTCGAGATGCCATCGGTTGCCGGCTAGCAAGTCATTATGTTA
This genomic stretch from Trichoderma breve strain T069 chromosome 1, whole genome shotgun sequence harbors:
- a CDS encoding rhoGAP domain-containing protein, whose protein sequence is MASAIVDEYLETPMEADDAFPCKGCGEILEEGKAFELAGNRWHLDCFRCTSCGSLLDSDANLLLLGDGSLICNNCTYSCTACGNKIEDLAILTGDQAFCSTCFRCRNCKRKIENLRYARTSQGIFCMDCYETLMARRRKKSKAAAAAKAREKEQAPTVPEKSLPALPPGAIPNNAFSDDRVDPDGPTELSPRPRTGHRHNESSSRGGSKASRSPERAAADATKDGLNLPSTTYRRNRNSTITSNNGDGGDGFLISVALDTSPSPNGAQKESTSEKKKDKDHIRPTMNDKRADSHSSATHIAFLGAAAAPDPSQTKSSSRSTSKSDPAKASADEAPRKRRPTESRTDSSQSVPQQQETPSRTGTSTPRKDSTSQPDSRKAMDNTPGSRSSYDSKAVKSIPRKEVPSAPTRPVNGSPSAAQGKSSTSEDANVSTPRQSPPSRSGAADKPLTDTYMQPRAAPVPPSSQAQTPPKEGTPAAKGSHASPTSPKLPRWSSGADFTMEEDMVRILGSDEGSSSILRRVSNAVRHGRTSSVESSQNHAASRGSHTRSISETTRGAISPRWPKTDDANGQEGGSPASLTSPDNATVLKQQLRSSEMRVAELERQFGAEKDLLNINQKLIEKRKTVSVLDTQTEIMIRQLEVLAGYVERAKETQAPLNVQELEESAIKEFVEKLEKVKQSFTEELERLHEERDQLLEEKNQAVTDRDRALMEFEQLASKNAQLTDMNNDLTHQIQERFKSQIGDGKSNGLGIYGQHKGASSINLDSASVTTGTTLIADEDPTIVEHGPTVVHVRKGQVKKFNWKKGSKTMAQNITKGVGRAVVAFQNDRERMQQQGLAGDSIGLPYNMTVAQGESANPASANPPAGRQHQQQFGFFGKKNAAAKGGPATQANIVVAQAAPEPASTLFGSELTERCDYEHRQIPSVVTRCIEEVELRGMDQEGIYRKTGGNSQINQIKDGFDKDEDYDISDPDMDITAVTSVLKQYFRKLPNPLLTFDVYEKVLESNAITDEAERCSHLHKVFTSMPQAHRDCLEFLMFHLHRVAIREPENLMSPKNLAVVFAPTIMRDLSIEREMTDMHNKNLAVQFVIENTHRIFQDE